The Flavobacterium johnsoniae UW101 genomic interval GATACCTTTTATAAAGTAACATTTTGGATTCGCAAAGTGCGAGATCTAAAAAATTAAAAGTTATAGTCGAAACCAGCATACAATCAATCAATATATAGTTTCGAAATCAATCATCAATCAAATCATCATCAATCAAAAAACGAATTGTTCAATCAAAAAAAAACAAAATGAAATTATGAACATTGAAAACACAAAAGCACAGATGCGCAAAGGTGTTCTTGAGTTTTGCATCTTATCAGTTCTAAAAGAAAAAGACGCATATACATCTGAAATATTAGACACTTTAAAAAACGCAAAATTACTAGTTGTAGAGGGAACTGTTTATCCGTTGTTAACTAGGCTTAAAAATGACGGTTTACTAAATTATAGATGGGAAGAATCGACATCCGGACCACCAAGAAAATATTATGGATTAACCGAAATAGGACAAACATTTTTAAACGAACTAAGCGGTACCTGGACAGAATTGTCTGACGCTGTAAATTTAATCACCAATCAAAATCAA includes:
- a CDS encoding PadR family transcriptional regulator, coding for MNIENTKAQMRKGVLEFCILSVLKEKDAYTSEILDTLKNAKLLVVEGTVYPLLTRLKNDGLLNYRWEESTSGPPRKYYGLTEIGQTFLNELSGTWTELSDAVNLITNQNQ